A region from the Variovorax sp. RKNM96 genome encodes:
- a CDS encoding CoA-acylating methylmalonate-semialdehyde dehydrogenase translates to MQHDKNVTATIGHFIDGKRVDGGTRVQPVFDPATGFSDKSVALADKLTVEQAIASAQAAFPAWRNTPPLKRARVMSKLKTLLEANADRIAALITAEHGKVLSDAHGELQRGIENVEYASYAPELLKGEHSKNVGPAIDSWSEFQAMGVTAGITPFNFPVMVPLWMWPMAVACGNTFVLKPSERTPSSTLLVAELALEAGLPPGVLNVVNGDKEAVDALLTDPRVKAVSFVGSTAIAEYIYTTGCAHGKRVQALGGAKNFAVVMPDADIGNAVSALMGAAYGSCGERCMAIPLVVAIGDDTGDAVVAGLAAEIAKMKVGPGNDNGNDMGPLVTKPHFEKVKAFVDAGVAAGAKLVVDGRGVKVEGHDGGYYLGPCLFDGVKPGMTIYQEEIFGPVLGVVRVKTLAEAMAMIDAHEYGNGTCLFTRDGEAARWFSDNIQVGMVGINVPLPVPVAYHSFGGWKRSLFGDLHAYGPDAVRFYTKRKTITQRWPSAGVREGAVFAFPSNR, encoded by the coding sequence ATGCAACACGACAAGAACGTCACCGCCACCATCGGCCACTTCATCGACGGCAAGCGCGTCGATGGCGGCACCCGCGTGCAGCCGGTGTTCGACCCCGCCACCGGCTTCTCGGACAAGAGCGTCGCACTCGCCGACAAGCTCACGGTCGAGCAAGCCATCGCCTCGGCGCAGGCGGCCTTCCCAGCCTGGCGCAACACGCCGCCCCTGAAGCGCGCCCGCGTGATGAGCAAGCTCAAGACGCTGCTCGAAGCCAACGCCGACCGCATCGCCGCGCTCATCACGGCGGAGCACGGCAAGGTGCTGTCTGACGCGCACGGCGAACTGCAGCGCGGCATCGAGAACGTCGAATACGCCAGCTACGCGCCCGAGCTGCTCAAGGGCGAGCACAGCAAGAACGTCGGCCCGGCCATCGACTCGTGGAGCGAGTTCCAGGCAATGGGCGTCACGGCCGGCATCACGCCGTTCAACTTCCCGGTGATGGTGCCGCTGTGGATGTGGCCGATGGCCGTGGCCTGCGGCAACACCTTCGTGCTGAAGCCCTCGGAGCGCACGCCCTCCTCCACCTTGCTGGTGGCCGAGCTCGCGCTCGAAGCGGGTCTCCCGCCGGGCGTGCTGAACGTGGTGAACGGCGACAAGGAAGCGGTCGACGCGCTCCTGACCGATCCGCGCGTGAAGGCGGTGAGCTTCGTCGGCTCCACCGCGATTGCCGAATACATCTACACCACCGGCTGCGCGCACGGCAAGCGCGTGCAGGCGCTGGGCGGCGCGAAGAACTTCGCGGTCGTCATGCCCGACGCCGACATCGGCAACGCGGTGAGCGCGCTGATGGGCGCCGCCTACGGCTCGTGCGGCGAGCGCTGCATGGCGATCCCGCTGGTCGTGGCCATCGGCGACGACACGGGCGATGCGGTCGTCGCAGGCCTCGCGGCCGAGATCGCCAAGATGAAGGTCGGCCCCGGCAACGACAACGGCAACGACATGGGTCCGCTGGTCACCAAGCCGCACTTCGAGAAGGTCAAGGCCTTCGTCGATGCGGGCGTGGCCGCGGGCGCCAAGCTCGTGGTCGACGGCCGCGGCGTGAAGGTCGAAGGCCACGACGGCGGCTACTACCTCGGCCCCTGCCTCTTCGACGGCGTGAAGCCCGGCATGACGATCTACCAGGAAGAAATCTTCGGCCCGGTGCTCGGCGTGGTGCGCGTGAAGACGCTCGCCGAAGCCATGGCGATGATCGATGCGCACGAGTACGGCAACGGCACCTGCCTCTTCACCCGCGACGGCGAGGCCGCGCGCTGGTTCAGCGACAACATCCAGGTCGGCATGGTCGGCATCAACGTGCCGCTGCCGGTGCCCGTGGCGTACCACTCGTTCGGCGGCTGGAAGCGCTCGCTCTTCGGCGACCTGCACGCCTACGGCCCGGACGCGGTGCGCTTCTATACGAAGCGCAAGACCATCACGCAGCGCTGGCCCTCGGCCGGCGTGCGTGAAGGCGCGGTGTTCGCGTTTCCGTCGAACCGCTGA
- a CDS encoding LysR family transcriptional regulator, which yields MQVKAEAQNSAQGTRNRAVLGQLSDMDLRLLKVFKSVVDCGGMAAAELELNIGTSTVSRHVKDLETRLGLVLCRRGRAGFALTAEGQRVYDETLRLLASVDAFRGGIDDIHNRMGGQLEVALFDKTATNPKARIGEAIARFTEIAPEVNLAVHVGSINAIEQGVLEGNFQIGIIPAHRSSKSLVYADLFDETMLLYCGKGHPLFDSPHAKLTWSKLGEHHFAGLGYHSPNMELSHRARLSRKATGFDQEAIATLILSGRFLGFLPDHYAQVFEQRGLMKAVLPARFNYACRFVSLLRRSPKPSRAVLAFQECLEKAHAP from the coding sequence ATGCAAGTAAAGGCTGAAGCCCAAAACAGTGCTCAAGGCACTCGCAATCGCGCCGTTCTGGGGCAGCTCAGCGACATGGACCTGCGCCTGCTCAAGGTGTTCAAGAGCGTGGTCGACTGCGGCGGCATGGCGGCCGCCGAGCTGGAGCTGAACATCGGCACCTCGACCGTGAGCCGGCATGTGAAGGACCTGGAGACGCGGCTCGGCCTCGTGCTGTGCCGGCGCGGCCGGGCGGGCTTCGCGCTCACGGCCGAGGGGCAGCGGGTGTACGACGAGACGCTGCGGCTGCTGGCCTCGGTCGACGCGTTCCGCGGCGGCATCGACGACATCCATAACCGCATGGGCGGGCAGCTGGAGGTGGCGCTCTTCGACAAGACGGCGACGAATCCGAAGGCACGCATCGGTGAAGCCATCGCGCGCTTCACGGAGATCGCACCGGAGGTGAACCTCGCGGTGCACGTGGGCTCGATCAACGCGATCGAGCAGGGCGTGCTGGAGGGCAACTTCCAGATCGGCATCATCCCCGCGCACCGCAGCTCCAAGAGCCTCGTGTACGCGGACCTGTTCGACGAGACGATGCTGCTTTACTGCGGCAAGGGGCATCCGCTCTTCGACAGCCCGCACGCGAAGCTCACTTGGTCGAAGCTCGGTGAGCACCATTTCGCGGGCCTCGGCTATCACTCGCCGAACATGGAACTGAGCCACCGGGCGAGGCTGTCGCGCAAGGCGACGGGCTTCGACCAGGAGGCGATCGCAACGCTGATTCTTTCGGGGCGTTTCCTGGGCTTCCTGCCCGACCACTACGCGCAGGTGTTCGAGCAGCGCGGGCTCATGAAGGCGGTGCTGCCGGCGCGGTTCAACTACGCGTGCCGGTTCGTGAGCCTGCTGCGGCGCTCGCCGAAGCCGTCACGGGCGGTGTTGGCGTTTCAGGAGTGCCTGGAGAAGGCACACGCGCCTTAG
- a CDS encoding FAD-dependent oxidoreductase encodes MRPFWIEQALFNDGDLAPALQGEHSADVCIVGGGFTGLWTAIQAKLQAPSLDIVIIESDLCGAGASGRNGGCLLTWSAKFLTLRRLFGEHEAVRLVKASEAAVQHIADFCKAHGIDAELRQDGTLYTATSQAQIGTLDPMMQALEARGIHSYRTLPPEEVARRSGSTRNLAGVYSPIAATVHPGKLVRGLRRMAMAMGIRIHERTPMLDFSTDHPVVVRTPTGSVRAKKLVLAMNAWMASAFPQFERTIAIVSSDMIITERCPELLQRIGLTDGVSVLDSRTFVYYYRSTVDGRIMLGKGGNTFAWGGRMAKVFDERSPYEAELTQALHSFFPALSETPITASWNGPSDRSVTGFPFFGKLDGAPHIYYGFGYSGNGVGPTYMGGQILSSLMLDQDNAWTRSPITNGPLGHFPPEPMRYAGSIVVRNAIRRKELAEDQDRQPWLVDRMLSKLANAAGKADKA; translated from the coding sequence ATGCGCCCTTTCTGGATCGAACAAGCCCTCTTCAACGACGGCGACCTCGCACCCGCACTGCAGGGCGAACACAGCGCCGATGTCTGCATCGTCGGCGGTGGCTTCACCGGCTTGTGGACGGCCATTCAGGCCAAGCTGCAGGCGCCTTCGCTCGACATCGTCATTATCGAGAGCGACCTCTGCGGCGCCGGTGCGAGCGGCCGCAACGGCGGGTGTCTGCTCACCTGGTCGGCCAAGTTCCTCACGCTGCGCCGGCTGTTCGGCGAACACGAGGCGGTGCGCCTCGTGAAGGCGTCGGAGGCCGCCGTGCAGCACATCGCCGACTTCTGCAAGGCACACGGCATCGATGCGGAGTTGCGGCAGGACGGCACGCTCTACACCGCGACCTCGCAGGCGCAGATCGGCACGCTCGATCCGATGATGCAGGCGTTGGAAGCACGCGGCATCCATTCCTACCGCACGCTGCCGCCGGAGGAGGTCGCGCGGCGCTCGGGCTCTACGCGCAACCTGGCGGGCGTGTATTCGCCGATAGCGGCCACCGTGCATCCGGGCAAGCTGGTGCGGGGCCTGCGCCGCATGGCGATGGCCATGGGCATCCGCATCCACGAGCGCACGCCGATGCTCGACTTCAGCACCGACCATCCGGTCGTTGTGCGCACACCCACCGGCAGCGTGCGCGCGAAGAAGCTGGTGCTCGCGATGAATGCCTGGATGGCAAGTGCCTTCCCGCAGTTCGAGCGAACCATCGCCATCGTGTCGAGCGACATGATCATCACCGAGCGCTGCCCCGAGTTGCTGCAGCGGATAGGGCTGACCGACGGCGTTTCGGTGCTCGATTCGCGCACCTTCGTCTACTACTACCGCAGCACCGTCGACGGCCGCATCATGCTGGGCAAGGGCGGCAACACCTTCGCCTGGGGCGGCCGCATGGCCAAGGTATTCGACGAGCGCTCGCCGTACGAAGCCGAGCTCACGCAGGCCCTGCATTCCTTCTTCCCCGCGTTGAGCGAGACACCGATCACCGCGAGCTGGAACGGGCCGTCGGACCGCTCGGTTACGGGCTTTCCGTTCTTCGGCAAGCTCGATGGGGCGCCGCACATCTACTACGGCTTCGGCTACTCGGGAAACGGCGTGGGGCCGACCTACATGGGCGGGCAGATCCTGTCGTCGCTGATGCTCGACCAGGACAACGCGTGGACGCGCAGCCCGATCACGAACGGCCCGCTCGGCCACTTTCCACCGGAGCCGATGCGCTATGCGGGCTCGATCGTGGTGCGCAACGCGATCCGCCGGAAGGAACTTGCCGAGGACCAGGACCGCCAACCGTGGCTCGTGGACCGCATGCTCAGCAAGCTTGCGAACGCCGCGGGCAAGGCCGACAAGGCTTGA
- a CDS encoding FadR/GntR family transcriptional regulator: MKVGENRPKRQKLSDVIVEDVKRWIVAEKKQPGDRLPNEKELIELFGYSKSTVREALKALEVRGLISIRTGPGGGAYLQQVSVDHASEPLRNFLHFHHLDGHHIYQLRKALEPELAVSVVGRLTPEQFERLEENVRLCTIEPTNEDDLRKQREAELAFHTMLAEACPNPVLSFMCRFLNDLLRDLVVYKKALDHHHFGEANVDYHTQLLAAYRKEDAEEVRRLMAEHMVDAEAHMHEMEAHIGAKHLLLPSGQR; this comes from the coding sequence ATGAAAGTGGGAGAAAACCGCCCCAAGCGGCAGAAGCTCTCGGACGTCATCGTCGAAGACGTCAAGCGATGGATCGTTGCCGAGAAGAAGCAACCGGGCGACCGCCTGCCGAACGAGAAAGAACTGATCGAGCTCTTCGGCTATTCGAAGAGCACGGTGCGCGAGGCGTTGAAGGCGCTGGAAGTGCGCGGGCTCATCTCGATCCGCACCGGCCCCGGCGGCGGGGCGTACCTGCAGCAGGTGTCGGTGGACCACGCGTCGGAGCCGCTGCGCAACTTCCTGCACTTCCACCATCTGGACGGGCATCACATCTACCAGTTGCGCAAGGCCCTGGAGCCCGAGCTGGCGGTGAGCGTGGTCGGCCGGCTGACGCCCGAGCAGTTCGAACGGCTCGAAGAAAACGTGCGCCTCTGCACCATCGAGCCCACCAACGAAGACGACCTGCGCAAGCAGCGCGAGGCCGAGCTCGCGTTTCACACCATGTTGGCCGAGGCCTGCCCCAACCCGGTGCTCTCCTTCATGTGCCGCTTTCTCAACGACCTGCTGCGCGACCTCGTGGTCTACAAGAAGGCGCTGGACCACCATCACTTCGGCGAGGCCAACGTCGACTATCACACCCAGTTGCTGGCGGCCTATCGCAAGGAAGATGCGGAAGAAGTGCGCCGCCTCATGGCCGAGCACATGGTCGACGCCGAGGCGCACATGCACGAGATGGAGGCGCACATCGGCGCCAAGCATTTGCTGCTGCCGAGCGGGCAGCGCTAA
- a CDS encoding aspartate aminotransferase family protein: protein MTLATPAIEPTPTARTDAAWLEAHWMPYTGNRNFKADPRIIVEAKDAYFTDNDGRKIFDGLSGLWCSGLGHGRLEITEAVSRQIAKLDYSPAFQFGHPLSFELANKIKELTPAGLDYVFFTGSGSEAADTSLKMARAYWRTKGQASKTRLIGREKGYHGVNYGGISVGGIAANRKLFGQGVEADHLPHTQLASNAFTRGMSENGAELADRLLDLIALHDASNIAAVIVEPFAGSAGVVIPPKGYLKRLRDICTANNILLIFDEVITGFGRCGALTGADAFGVTPDIMNIAKQVTNGAQPMGAVVASKEIYDTFMAAGGADYMLEFPHGYTYGAHPVACAAGIAALDVLQKEDMIGRVQTLAPHFENAVHSLKGSKHVTDIRNFGLAAGLTIAALPGEPARRPYEIAMNCWKKGFYVRYGGDTIQLAPPFISEKAEIDRLVNALADALAETA, encoded by the coding sequence ATGACCCTCGCAACGCCCGCCATCGAACCGACGCCCACCGCGCGCACCGACGCCGCCTGGCTCGAAGCGCACTGGATGCCCTACACCGGCAACCGCAACTTCAAGGCCGATCCGCGGATCATCGTGGAGGCCAAGGACGCCTACTTCACCGACAACGACGGCCGCAAGATCTTCGACGGCCTCTCGGGCCTGTGGTGCTCGGGCCTCGGCCACGGCCGCCTCGAGATCACCGAGGCGGTGAGCCGCCAGATCGCCAAGCTCGACTACTCGCCCGCCTTCCAGTTCGGCCACCCGCTCTCGTTCGAGCTGGCCAACAAGATCAAGGAGCTGACGCCCGCGGGCCTGGACTACGTGTTCTTCACCGGCTCGGGCTCCGAAGCCGCCGACACCTCGCTCAAGATGGCGCGCGCCTACTGGCGCACCAAGGGCCAGGCGAGCAAGACGCGCCTGATCGGCCGCGAGAAGGGCTACCACGGCGTCAACTACGGCGGCATTTCCGTCGGCGGCATCGCGGCCAACCGCAAGCTGTTCGGCCAGGGCGTCGAAGCCGACCACCTGCCGCACACGCAGCTCGCGTCGAACGCCTTCACCCGCGGCATGTCCGAGAACGGCGCCGAGCTGGCCGATCGCCTGCTCGACCTGATCGCGCTGCACGATGCCTCGAACATCGCGGCCGTGATCGTGGAGCCCTTCGCGGGCTCGGCCGGCGTGGTGATTCCGCCCAAGGGGTATCTCAAACGCCTGCGCGACATCTGCACCGCGAACAACATCCTCTTGATCTTCGACGAGGTCATCACCGGCTTCGGCCGCTGCGGCGCGCTCACCGGCGCGGACGCCTTCGGCGTGACGCCCGACATCATGAACATCGCCAAGCAGGTGACCAACGGCGCCCAGCCGATGGGCGCGGTGGTCGCCAGCAAGGAGATCTACGACACCTTCATGGCGGCCGGCGGTGCCGACTACATGCTGGAGTTCCCGCACGGCTACACCTACGGCGCGCACCCGGTGGCCTGCGCCGCGGGCATCGCCGCGCTCGACGTGCTGCAGAAGGAAGACATGATCGGCCGCGTGCAGACGCTGGCCCCGCATTTCGAGAACGCGGTGCACAGCCTCAAGGGCAGCAAGCACGTCACCGACATCCGCAACTTCGGCCTCGCCGCCGGCCTCACGATCGCCGCGCTGCCGGGCGAGCCCGCACGCCGCCCGTACGAGATCGCGATGAACTGCTGGAAGAAGGGCTTCTACGTGCGCTACGGCGGCGACACGATCCAGCTCGCACCGCCCTTCATCTCGGAGAAGGCCGAGATCGACCGCCTCGTCAACGCGCTTGCCGACGCCCTCGCCGAAACCGCCTGA
- a CDS encoding GNAT family N-acetyltransferase: protein MSAARAFAMQRRQATPEDIPFLLALRQRTMNSHVLASGGEVSDAHHMARLMHRFECAEILLHEGAPVGLLKVSRDPHEWVVIQIQLAPGFQGGGIGTGLLAEVIDEAARAGVDLTLSVLKANPAKALYERFGFVVERESEFSFDMRRKP from the coding sequence GTGAGCGCCGCGCGAGCGTTCGCCATGCAGCGCCGGCAAGCCACGCCGGAAGACATCCCCTTCCTGCTCGCCCTGCGGCAGCGAACGATGAACAGCCACGTCCTCGCTTCCGGAGGCGAAGTCAGCGATGCGCATCACATGGCGCGGCTGATGCATCGCTTCGAGTGCGCCGAGATCCTGCTGCATGAAGGTGCGCCGGTCGGCCTGCTCAAGGTGTCACGCGATCCGCACGAGTGGGTGGTCATCCAGATCCAGCTGGCGCCCGGCTTCCAGGGCGGCGGCATCGGCACCGGCCTGCTGGCCGAAGTCATCGACGAGGCCGCACGCGCGGGCGTCGACCTCACGCTCAGCGTGCTGAAGGCGAATCCGGCAAAGGCGCTGTACGAGCGCTTCGGTTTCGTCGTCGAACGCGAGTCCGAGTTTTCTTTCGACATGCGGCGCAAGCCCTGA
- the phnY gene encoding phosphonoacetaldehyde dehydrogenase, with product MSQAILKPGTIHREALRIAGEKVHRDRTIEVTYPYTGEVIATVPKATLDDVRNALRIARDYKPTLTRYERYKILMRAGEIIASRLDEMSRTITLESGLSRKDSLYEVGRASDVLLFAANQALVDDGQVFSCDLTHHGKSRKVYTMREPLLGAITAITPFNHPLNQVIHKVAPAIATNNRIVLKPSEKTPLTAFLLADILYEAGLPPQMLSVLTGDPKEIADELLTNADVDLVTFTGGVPIGKYIAGKAVYKRQILELGGNDPIIVMEDADVEEAATLAANGSYKNSGQRCTAVKRMLVHESVADQFVELLVAKTRALKYGDPMDPDTDMGTVIDEAAAKQFEAVVNEAIAAGAKLRYGNERRGALYSPTVLDHVDPEMTVAKHETFGPVSPVIRFKNIDEAIRISNGTAYGLSSAVCTNRLDYITRFIRELNVGSVNVREVPGYRLELTPFGGIKDSGLGYKEGVLEAMKSFTNTKTYSLPW from the coding sequence ATGAGCCAAGCCATCCTGAAGCCAGGCACCATCCATCGCGAGGCGTTGCGCATCGCTGGAGAAAAGGTCCATCGCGATCGCACGATCGAGGTCACGTACCCCTACACCGGCGAAGTGATCGCCACCGTGCCCAAGGCCACGCTCGACGACGTGCGCAATGCCCTGCGCATCGCACGCGACTACAAGCCCACGCTCACCCGCTACGAGCGCTACAAGATCCTGATGCGCGCGGGCGAGATCATCGCCTCGCGCCTTGACGAGATGTCGCGCACCATCACGCTCGAGTCGGGTCTCTCCCGCAAGGACTCGCTGTACGAAGTGGGCCGCGCGTCCGACGTGCTGCTGTTCGCCGCCAACCAGGCGCTGGTGGACGACGGCCAGGTGTTCTCGTGCGACCTCACGCACCACGGCAAGAGCCGCAAGGTCTACACGATGCGCGAACCCTTGCTGGGCGCCATCACCGCCATCACGCCGTTCAACCATCCGCTGAACCAGGTGATCCACAAGGTGGCGCCGGCCATTGCGACCAACAACCGCATCGTGCTCAAGCCCAGCGAGAAGACGCCGCTCACGGCGTTCCTTTTGGCCGACATCCTGTACGAAGCGGGCCTGCCGCCGCAGATGCTGTCGGTGCTCACCGGCGACCCGAAGGAGATTGCCGACGAGCTGCTCACCAACGCCGACGTCGACCTCGTCACCTTCACCGGCGGCGTGCCCATCGGCAAGTACATCGCGGGCAAGGCCGTCTACAAGCGCCAGATCCTGGAGCTGGGCGGCAACGACCCGATCATCGTGATGGAAGACGCCGACGTCGAGGAAGCCGCCACGCTCGCCGCCAACGGTTCGTACAAGAACTCGGGCCAGCGCTGCACGGCAGTCAAGCGCATGCTGGTGCATGAGTCGGTGGCCGACCAGTTCGTCGAATTGCTGGTCGCTAAGACCCGTGCGCTGAAATATGGCGACCCGATGGACCCGGATACCGACATGGGCACCGTGATCGACGAGGCCGCGGCCAAGCAGTTCGAGGCGGTGGTCAACGAAGCGATTGCCGCCGGTGCCAAGCTGCGCTATGGCAACGAGCGCCGCGGCGCGCTGTATTCGCCGACGGTGCTCGACCACGTCGACCCGGAGATGACCGTCGCCAAGCACGAGACCTTCGGGCCCGTGTCGCCGGTGATCCGCTTCAAGAACATCGACGAGGCGATCCGCATTTCCAACGGCACGGCCTACGGTCTCTCGTCGGCGGTCTGCACCAACCGGCTGGACTACATCACGCGCTTCATCCGCGAGCTGAACGTGGGCAGTGTCAACGTGCGCGAAGTGCCGGGCTACCGGCTGGAGCTCACGCCCTTCGGCGGCATCAAGGATTCGGGCCTGGGCTACAAGGAAGGCGTGCTCGAGGCGATGAAGAGCTTCACCAACACCAAGACCTATTCGCTGCCCTGGTAA
- a CDS encoding phosphonate degradation HD-domain oxygenase, whose translation MSLSLDDIVGLFETKGHAQYDGEPVTQLEHALQSAHLAEQEGADSALIAASLLHDLGHLLHDFGGTPTQQGLDDLHQYRCLPFLRALFGPATLEPIRLHVDAKRFLCAREPGYLEALSPDSKRSLQLQGGVFDSAQASAFEALPYAKDAVRLRRWDDTAKLADAKTPDLAHYARHLAIAAKPVATAQP comes from the coding sequence ATGAGCCTGAGCCTTGACGACATCGTCGGCCTCTTCGAGACGAAGGGCCATGCGCAGTACGACGGCGAGCCCGTCACGCAACTGGAGCACGCCCTGCAGTCGGCGCACCTGGCCGAGCAGGAGGGCGCGGACAGCGCGCTGATCGCGGCCTCGCTGCTGCACGACCTGGGCCATCTGCTGCACGACTTCGGCGGCACGCCGACGCAGCAGGGGCTCGACGACCTGCACCAGTACCGCTGCCTGCCTTTCCTGCGTGCGCTGTTCGGCCCGGCCACGCTGGAGCCGATCAGGTTGCATGTGGATGCCAAGCGCTTCCTGTGCGCGCGCGAGCCGGGCTATCTGGAGGCGCTGTCGCCCGATTCGAAGCGCAGCCTGCAGTTGCAGGGCGGCGTGTTCGACTCGGCGCAGGCCAGCGCTTTCGAGGCGCTGCCGTATGCAAAGGATGCGGTGCGCCTGCGGCGCTGGGACGACACGGCCAAGCTGGCCGATGCGAAGACGCCGGACCTCGCGCACTACGCGCGGCACCTGGCGATCGCCGCGAAGCCCGTCGCCACGGCGCAGCCGTGA
- a CDS encoding branched-chain amino acid ABC transporter permease, with protein MTVYLLQTINGIGIGMLYFLLAVGLSIVFGLLRFVNFAHGAFYLLGAYLCFQAMQWGLNFWAALVLVPLFVGALGWLAEKLLLRRVYAKPHEFHILVTVGLALAVQEIVIVFWGPLGNSVPTPDLLQGVVMWGDFVYPKYRLFVIGFTAVLAVLLWWVLEGTRLGSAVRAGSESTEMVSLLGINVFRVFSLVFALGAATAALAGVLAAPIRGAEPFMGVEALGVAFVVVVIGGLGSFGGALVGGVLIGIVQSLMSTIWPPGASLMIYIAMGAVLLLRPHGLLGRRG; from the coding sequence ATGACCGTCTATCTCCTCCAGACCATCAACGGAATCGGCATCGGCATGCTGTATTTCCTGCTGGCCGTTGGCTTGTCCATCGTGTTCGGCCTGCTGCGATTCGTGAACTTCGCGCACGGCGCCTTCTACCTGCTGGGCGCCTACCTGTGCTTCCAGGCGATGCAGTGGGGCCTGAACTTCTGGGCCGCACTGGTGCTGGTGCCGTTGTTCGTCGGCGCGCTCGGCTGGCTCGCCGAGAAGCTGCTGCTGCGTCGCGTGTATGCCAAGCCGCACGAGTTCCACATCCTCGTGACCGTGGGCCTCGCGCTCGCGGTGCAGGAGATCGTCATCGTGTTCTGGGGTCCGCTGGGCAACAGCGTGCCCACGCCCGACCTGCTGCAGGGCGTGGTGATGTGGGGCGACTTCGTCTATCCCAAGTACCGGCTCTTCGTGATCGGCTTCACCGCTGTGCTGGCCGTGCTCCTGTGGTGGGTGCTGGAAGGCACGCGCCTCGGTAGTGCGGTGCGTGCGGGGAGCGAATCGACCGAGATGGTCTCGCTGCTCGGCATCAACGTGTTCCGCGTGTTCAGCCTGGTGTTCGCGCTCGGTGCGGCCACCGCGGCGCTGGCGGGCGTGCTGGCCGCGCCGATCCGCGGCGCCGAACCTTTCATGGGCGTCGAAGCACTCGGCGTCGCCTTCGTGGTGGTGGTGATCGGCGGGCTCGGCAGCTTCGGCGGCGCGCTCGTCGGCGGGGTGCTGATCGGCATCGTGCAGAGCCTCATGAGCACCATCTGGCCGCCGGGGGCGAGCCTGATGATCTACATCGCGATGGGCGCCGTGCTGCTGCTGCGCCCGCATGGCCTGCTCGGCCGCAGAGGGTGA
- a CDS encoding ABC transporter substrate-binding protein, whose protein sequence is MQRRHLLQLAALSAAPASLLASRSVFAQSADAIRFGCPVPMSGAFAANGKFADLGMKLAIEQYGSVLKRPLAYTVLDTEGKPATAVRKVQEASQQQGAKFFAGGILSSEALAMGKEAEKAGGLFITTAGADEITGKDCNPATFRWSVPTFGAIEQTVRPLIASMPKAKRWYTITPQYVFGDGLLSAAKNIFQEKGIEHVGNSYHSLNEKEFSGYLTNAMAAKPDVLLLLNFGAQSSAALRQAVSFGMHKNMTILMAWASGLEQFDELGADLCDGVYFGAQYWHTADTTLNKDLVKRTADKLKIVPNYSLAGSYICTKILIDGIVKAGSVDQKAVIAALEGMKFDGLTGTEEIRKADHQVIKDYYLLKGKAKSKMKDAADYVDVVSSGKSFLAADKTGCKLA, encoded by the coding sequence ATGCAACGCAGACACCTTCTTCAGCTGGCCGCCCTGTCGGCCGCCCCAGCTTCGCTCCTGGCGAGCCGCTCGGTCTTCGCGCAATCGGCGGACGCCATCCGCTTCGGCTGCCCGGTCCCGATGTCGGGCGCCTTCGCGGCCAACGGCAAGTTCGCCGACCTGGGCATGAAGCTGGCGATCGAGCAGTACGGGAGTGTTCTCAAGCGCCCGCTGGCCTACACGGTGCTCGACACCGAAGGCAAGCCCGCCACCGCCGTGCGCAAGGTGCAGGAAGCCTCGCAGCAGCAGGGCGCCAAGTTCTTCGCGGGCGGCATCCTGTCGTCCGAAGCGCTGGCCATGGGCAAGGAAGCCGAGAAGGCCGGCGGCCTCTTCATCACCACCGCGGGTGCCGACGAGATCACCGGCAAGGACTGCAACCCCGCCACCTTCCGTTGGTCGGTGCCCACCTTCGGTGCGATCGAGCAGACGGTGCGCCCGCTGATCGCCTCCATGCCCAAAGCCAAGCGCTGGTACACGATCACGCCGCAGTACGTGTTCGGCGACGGCCTCCTGAGTGCTGCCAAGAACATCTTCCAGGAGAAGGGCATCGAGCACGTGGGCAACAGCTACCACTCGCTCAACGAGAAGGAGTTCAGCGGCTACCTCACCAATGCCATGGCCGCCAAGCCCGACGTGCTGCTGCTGCTGAACTTCGGCGCGCAGTCGTCGGCCGCGCTGCGCCAGGCGGTGAGCTTCGGCATGCACAAGAACATGACGATCCTCATGGCCTGGGCCTCGGGCCTGGAGCAGTTCGACGAGCTGGGCGCGGACCTGTGCGACGGCGTGTACTTCGGCGCGCAGTACTGGCACACGGCCGACACCACGCTCAACAAGGACCTGGTCAAGCGCACGGCCGACAAGCTCAAGATCGTGCCCAACTACAGCCTCGCGGGCTCGTACATCTGCACCAAGATCCTGATCGACGGCATCGTCAAGGCGGGCTCGGTCGACCAGAAGGCCGTCATCGCCGCGCTCGAGGGCATGAAGTTCGACGGCCTCACGGGCACCGAGGAAATCCGCAAGGCCGACCACCAGGTCATCAAGGACTACTACCTGCTCAAGGGCAAGGCCAAGTCGAAGATGAAGGATGCGGCGGACTATGTGGACGTGGTGAGCTCCGGCAAGTCCTTCCTCGCCGCAGACAAGACCGGCTGCAAGCTGGCCTGA